Below is a genomic region from Drosophila kikkawai strain 14028-0561.14 chromosome X, DkikHiC1v2, whole genome shotgun sequence.
CTGTCCAATAAATATATCCAGAACGGTTTATGTGAATGTATCTCTCGCATGTGGAATAATGCATTATGTAGGGAGGCAGGCCTAAGTGGCCTGCAAAGTTTTCCTAATTTGCTTACAACTTTTGCCCTTGTGGCCTTTTCATGCTTGGCCTACCTGTGGAACCTTTTAAATTCGAATTAAGCGGCCTAATTCGATGCTGGCCGAGGGTTCTGAGAAGCTGGGGAATTCGAGGTTTCAGGGAGTTTTCAGTGGTTTCCcggaattttaaaaaaaaaacaatttctttCTAAGTAATGTAAggaattaaattgaatattttattgaatattttaatatttttatattttaatatttaaagcaaacCAAAGTCTGTTACTGTTTTGCTGAAAATcaacagaaaaatattttaaaaaaatatacgtttattctttaaaaattaattcctATACAATTTTTCACAGCCTTAAATTCAAGACCTTTTTAAAGACCCATTTCAAAAAACAAATCCCAACTTATGCAAGTTTTTAAGAACACTTTTCTGGTTTGTAAACCTGCATTACTGCTGGCTGCTACACGAGTATGTACACGGTTTTgcaactttttgttttgcagCATGTGTAATTTAATTTGGGGCTCCATTTAGTCCATTCCCGCCGTCATTCCCCAATTCCGCGAATCCCCGTGGCCTCCACTCCGCGCTCCAGGGCCACCAGAAACACACGGTCACCTTCCCACATTCATGGCAATCATCACGCATACGCACCGAGCGCACGTTACTTTCCTCGTGGCAGCAGCAAGTCTGTGCTGTCAGCTTCTCATATCGATAATATTAACTGGAATCTAGCTggatatataatatagaaaactggttaattttatatttttttaatttttataaattaattatatatatttttagtggCTCTTAGCCTATTCCAAGAATTTACAAGCGGATTCCCAAAGCCAGAACCATTTGGGAATTCTAGCGGCACAAATTTCGAAAAGAAAACCATTAGATtagtttcttaaaaattattttaatttaatatctaAAAAGCTAAAGCCAACTTTTATGTGAAAAATACCCCTAAACAGGCAACACCGCTGCGGCATCGACATAGGCAGCGACGTCAGCTCAGCGGGACATGCGCAGTGGGCGGCCTTTGGACAAGAATCCAACAAGTGCGGCATGGACTGCTGTTCGGGCTGCCTTTCGGCTCGGCCCACTTCCAGCCCCCAGAGCGTAGGAATTTCAACACCACCACGCGTATTGCAGTGGCGACTGTGCGGGGATGTAGCGCCTCAGCAGGAACGGGGCTTGGGGGTGGAGTGCACAGAGAGAATACAGAATATTAGGAAAACTTCGGAATgaattgtataatattttataatttataaaatatttttaaaatttttgcttACCTTATTTAGTggtatttctaaaatataaatagagtGCACAGGGAGAGATGTacatagaaaatattataaagaaCGCTGAACtaattttgttgtatatttttaaaaattttttagaaccttttttaatgatatttctaaaataaaaaagggagggcacagagagaaatagtCTTATATAATTCAATTTCTCCTAATTAGcaacaaattttctttaatagttttgctacgattttttttactattttcttttgatttttatcCTTTCAATGATAAAAAATCAATCTCTCCGATATTATTTTGgctatatttttctctctgtgtggcTGGTTCGCTGCTGCGGCATGGTGTGGCCATGGTGTGGTGGAGTATGGTCGGTTGGCTGGCGTCCTTTGGTTTTGCTGCTTGGCGCGACGACTACAAAAATCAGTCACACCACGGCCAGCGCGCAGCTAGCACAGCCAGAGCAAAAGCAGGAGGCACACCAAGGCGCAGCACAGGAGcggcaagagagagagagtcctTAGCCTGCAACTGACCACGAGAGCTAAATCGAGCCCGAGCCTGAGCCAGAGCCTGTGCCTGAATTCCTGAATCCTGAATCTAGAGCCCAAAATACAAAGCTCTGGCAGTTACTGTTAATTTCAAGCGTTACCTATGTTTCGtagcttgttgttgttgttttttttgtttgtttaaaaaagaACACACGCTTTGATACataagaaataagagaaaatagTGGTAATTTGGCAAGTGAAAAGCAAGAGAAGGAGAGAGTGAACAATGTCAAGCAGAATGCAAGGGAAAGCAACGTTGATTAACTGAAATAAGCAACAATAATTAGTGGACTAAGAGGTAAGTTTAAGTTAAagaaaatacacacacacatgtgtgtaTAACATTGTTTTCgtgtgtatttttattattttttttttttggctcgtTCTTAACGATTTTTCCAGTGACCTTGTTGCGTACGCCAGAGCGTACAAATTCGGTGGGGGAGTGAGAgtgtgcgtatgtgtgtgtgtgtcattGCTGCTTAGCCTTGTCCCTCCCCCTTTTATCCACATTtcgcatacacacacacacacacacacacacacacttacttgcgtgtgtgtgtgccttctGCGCATATATTTCTGGGCCGAAAtttttgtagcatacttttcagcGAGAGCCTGAGGAATTTATGCGGgagtgttgttttttgttttttttttttggttggaGAACAAAAAACCCGACATTCAAGGCATTTCACTTAGCATATTGCTTGTTCCcgggtttttgttgttgtttttggcatTCCAAACAGCGTGTTTATGTGTGTATACGCCACAGCTGCGGTTAAGTTATTAGCTTCCAAGAATAAAAAAACCTAAATGACTTGTCTCTATGGTAGAAATAGTTTTCTATAGAATGTGGGGAATAAAATAGTATTTTAAACtcaatatatgaatatatgttttagtttaaatattttattttgatttatataagTGAGATCTCATATAACAATTGTTTTCCATGAAATTGTGTTATTTTAgacattaaaaatgtttatgcatgtttaatatattatattttaggaAATTAAAACTGCTCCTTTCTTTCtatcttaaaaaaatgaaattattataagtttttattcaaattaaatacataacaAACTATTTTACTCTATATATTATgttgaaaactttaaaatctcgtttgtttatttacctatatttattagaaatttatttttccccaTCCGAAaccttaataataaataataattaataaaataaaaataaaataataagaatatCTCATCTTATCTTATACTTATCATTGATCTTTGGAgaatttctaaaattattttaaaaatagttattaTAAAAGTAGTTGCAATCCTAATGCCTTGTTAGCCACTGtattatgtgtatatatgtatatttggcCGGGAATGTTGATATCCGAATGATAAGACCCATTGGGCATCAGCCTTTGTGGCCTGGCCTTGGATGTACGGGATTATCTATGTACGTATGCCCTGCTGATAATGTGGCTTCGGCTTGTTGTCAGGGAATGCAATTGCCGAGccttttattgattttaagaTGGGCCTCTAGATGGAGGAGACCATCTCCTTTTGGCTCTTGCTGCTGCAGTGGCACGTGCACTCCCGCTTAGGGAGTAGGGAGTAGGAGGgagactgactgactgacagcCTGGCAGACACTTTAAGTGGCCTGAGTGGTGACAGGAGAGCTTTTTTAGAACAAAAAGCTGGTGAAGATGAGCAGGAGTCCCTCTGTTTCCATTCTCTTAAGcctttccctttttctttttcgcttAATTCAGCAAAGGAGATGCGCTTGGCAGGACGATAAATACGGAATGCCTGCCAGCTACACGTTGAGAAAtgctttgtttattattttatttgttttatatggCATTGTTATGGGACTCCCTTTGGGCATTTCACAAACAACAGACTAAAGCAGGAAATATACGTATATTTCCGGTATAAGCTTTCCTTAAGGAGAGGCTGCAAAACGGgtcacttttcaaaaaaattagctGTGGCGCAATGGCTAAAGTTAggttaatgaattaaataccatatagtAAGACAATATTTTAACGACCTCtgttcaactccgcataattttgtcaattttgtTATGATCGATGTGaaacttttacaaaatattcttaagatattggacattcataataaaaatttaaaacatttattaaacaaaaattaaataccataacaTCTCCTTTAAGTCTCTCCTCTTAATGCGCGGAAGTTCAGCCAAAATTTCGTATAAATATCAACTTCTGGCTGATTTTTACCATTTAGTTctctttttaaattgaaaagctttacatttttcacTTGCTAAACCTCTTTTGGGCCAAGAACTTCTCAAGTAACTGACCAGCAGGCCATTTGAAACCTTGCAATCATAAAACGAAGAACGTGGCCACGCGCCTCATCTCCGGATGATTTCATTTTTCGGTTAATGACAGTCTCGCTCCAGCAAACCCTTGACTATTTTTAACCTCGAATCGGAAGGGAACTCAAAATGGGCAAGGAACTAGGAGAGAAAGGGGAAATGGgagtgggaatgggaatgggaatgggaatggtaAAGGGAGTGCGCCTGTCACATCCAGGCTGATGTCATTTCGCGGAGTCTGCGGTCTGTGGGCGGCAAAGTGGCATCCCTTCAATGagtttttccttcttctttttgttgttgttgtgtgggGTAAGTGCATCCGTAGCCTTGACATGATTCGCCCTGACGGCGACGGCTAGTGGTGGATGTTAAGTGGGTAGTTGTGGGTGGGTAGGGGGGCAGAGCCCAGTGGTCCACTGACCAGAGGTATGTGTGTGCGCGAAAACTTTTTTAGAGGGCTTAACAAACACTTTGCTTTAAGGACATGGACCAGAAATTTAGGGTTTTCAAGggagaaaatgtattaaaaatatataaaaactatttttatttgtgaAGATAAATAGACAAGAGGCAGCTGCACTCCCTAAGAGCTCTTATTTTATATGTACATCCCTCGAGGTCGACATCAAGGTCCTTGATTCGAGTGCTATTAGAGATATTAAAGTGGGTTCCTTCGCGCCTGCACTGGGTAATCCCTCACTTAAGGTACGACTCACCTTGGGCACCCTTAATTGGTGCTAAAATTACTTGACTAACTCTCAGCCTGAAGATTAATCCGATGACGAATGATGATGGTTCGTTCCCCTGTTGTCGAGGAGGTTCCTCCTCAATTGGCCTTGGGGGCCACATCCACGTGGGGCATTATCGAGGGATTGGCATGCCAAGtactgaatatatatattttattggcaTTCTTTGGAGACAGACTCACGGACGCCCCCACTGGAAGTATATTTGTTGACGTCAATGGGGGTgttggtatatatatatttgcaatttGTGATTTgcaactttaaaatatatattgtgccTCCGCTTTGACATTCAATTTTCTGGGCTTTGGTCTCCTCGGGATGCCAAACCGATTATATTGCCAGCGGCAAGGTCATTGGGCAAACAAAGAGAAGGCCAAGAGAGAGTTGACTGACTGGCTTGAACCCccgaaaatatttgtatttcttttggCTCCAAGGGGACACGATTAATTTTGATGGGGAAAACGAGGAGAAGGATCAGActgaaatttaaacaaatactAGAAAAGGGGAAAgataataagtaaaataaataagtaaagaaaaaattaaataaataaataaataaatacaaaaataaaaacaattgcctacttttaaggtttttggttATAATTCCCAACGGGTTCTAGTTCTGATTTAGGGTAATATTTAgggtttatatttaaagacaTCTTTATCCGTAGCATACACAATCCAACTCCAGGATGTCGGACCAACAGAAAGCCTCCCTGTGTCCCCGGCTGGTGGACTACATGGCCATTGTGGGTGCCCATACGACGCCGCCGATGCCAAAGGGGCTGCAGGGCCTCAAGGCCCCGCCCGTGCAGGTAAGCAGCCATCAATGGttaccttaaaaatatatatatatacaattctATGAATTATGGCTTAGGTGCCGGATCTGCTACGTCGCTACCCGCCCTCGGACCATGCCGACTTCCCGCTGCCCCTGGACATGGTCTACTTTTGCCAGCCGGAGGGCTGCACCAGCGTTGGACCGCGACGCACTGGCTCCGCCATCCGAGACATGACCTCCTTTGTGTTTGCCCTGACGGACAAGGACTCGGGAAAGACACGGTATGGCATCTGTGTAAACTTCTATCGACCCATCGAGCGTCCCAGCACGGTGGCAGCGGGCGCTGGTGGTGATCGAGCCGGCAATGGTGGACCTGGTGGTCATGGTGGAGCCGGTGGTGCGGGCGCTGGTGGCGGCGCCGGCGGCGGTGGACGCGGTGGCCGGCGGTCCTCGGCCTTTCGGCGCGAATCGTGGCGAAAGAGCATGGAGCGCAGCTCCGACTCGGCATTTAGCAGGCAAGTGTTGTGTGTTTGCCAGCGGAGTGGACACCTAGAGGGGACTACTCCCGGGTGTGCTCCGGTGGAGCGACGCCAGTCTAACCTATCTCAAACCATTTCCATAATAGTTACGGCCTCTTAACTACTTCTAGCGACTACAGAAGTAACGTAGCGCCCAGCGATTCGGACCGTGAACTCACCTCTCGCCGGGATTCCGACCAGCAGCGCCTCCACTCGCATCAGTCGCAGTCCCACCACTCGCAGCAGTCCCAAtcccagtcgcagtcgcaTCATCCGTCGGCGGCGGCAGTGCCGAAACTGGGCCTAATGGCCCCATCCGCAGACTCCGAGTCCGGTGGCAGTCATTCGCCATCGCCGCGCGCCTCGCGGAAGCGGACGAAGCTGCGCAACCAGTCGCTGACCTCGCTGTGCATCATCTCGCATCACCCGTTCTTTACCACCTTCCGCGAGTGCCTCTTCATCCTGAAGAAGCTGATCGATGCCTGCAACGAGTCCTCGTCACCCAAGCGAGTGGGTGCCTCGCAGAAGGTCAACAGGGACAATGTGTGGACGGTGCTGACGGGACATGCCAGCGAGGCGACGCCCTCGATCGTTCTGCATGATGTGCGGGAGATTGAGACGTGGATATTGAGGCTTCTGTCCACGCCGGTGCCAGTGCCGGGGTCCACGCGAGTCGAGGTGAGTTGGTaggaatttttaagatttttttggGCGTTTAAAAACAGTCACAGCgcgtatacttgatatttattaaataaaatattactcatacgccatgtattatttttatttataaaaaataactatttagatagaaaatttataaaaaaaataacaataaatctGTAAGAGAGtttgagaaaataaagaatttttcCTAGAAAGTTTCAAGTCTAAAAAGTAATACACCTGGCCACCTGTTgccaaaattttaatttagaatctaaaattctatattattttttgttccctTTAAGGTGGAGGTGCTCTCACCGACGGTGCACGAACCCCTGCTGTTCGCCCTGCCCGACCACACTCGATTCTCGCTGGTGGACTTCCCCCTCCATTTGCCTTTGGAGCTGCTCGGCGTGGAGACCTGCCTGAAGGTCTGGACACTGATCATGCAGGAGAACAAGGTACTGTTCCAGTCGCGTGACTATAATGCCCTCTCCATGTCGGTGATGGCCTTTGTCACGATGCTATATCCGTTGGAATACATGTTCCCGGTGATACCGCTGCTGCCCACCTGTCTCAGCTGTGCAGAGCAGCTGCTCCTGGCGCCCACGCCCTTTGTGATAGGTGTGCCAGCCTCGTTCCTGGTCTACAAGAAGAATTTCCGGTAAGCTAAATAATTGGTATACCAAATACTTATTGGTAACTCTCTGTGGGGTTTTTCCAGCTTACCTGATGACATTTGGGTTGTGGACTTGGACTCCACCAAACTGACGCCGCCAACGGGTGGCTACGAGGAAATACCACCGCTACCTGAGCCCGAGGGCACCATCCTGAAGAATCACCTCAAGCAGGTAAGCCCCCTGGATCCGCTAAGATCATCCCGAAAGTAACCcctgtatataaaataatctgAAAGAGAATACGGTATTCGAATGCTGGAAATTCATCCATAAAGTCAGGAAAATGTGATTCAAACTTTGTTTTCCAATGAAGAAGTGACTGGACAGCAATTCCAGATACTTgtctactttatttttaatttcttgttgGGGTCACAGTTCAATTTTGGCATGAATGCAAAATACTAGTTGGGGCAGGGTCACTGCAGGGTTTCCAGACAGAGCTGGCACTTCTTGAGTAGATCACAGCTCCGGTCATACAGCTCAGCGTCCAGTTGGCGCAACTCATGTTCCTGGCCTTCGGTGGGATTGAGGAAACGCTGGAGCTTGTCCACCTCGTTGCGCATCTTGAACACAATGCCGGGCAGCAGGGCCTGTGCCTTCTTCACCACCTGCTCTTGGACGTGGAGCTGGCGCTGGTCGGCCCCCTCACTGCGGAATCTCTCCAGACGCTGCCGTTCTATCTCGCCCTCGTTCTCATAGTGAATCTTCTGCTGCAGCAGGTTCTCCAGCAGGGCCCGGTAGACGAtcagctgctccagccgcGGGTCCGTGAAGCTGGCCTCCGAGTCGCGGCGTCCGAAGCGCAGCTTGGCCGGATTTCGGGGGTCAACGGCCTGCACGGCGGACATCAGGGCAATGTGGGGACTGTACATGACTCTTTACACTGCAAAAAAACTGGTCGAGAACTGGACTGCTGTTGAGTCAATACTTTGAGTGGGAAAACAAAGGTTGTCTgtgaaatttcaaaaatttactGGGTGAATTTCTagcatagaaaaaatataagatttaTAAATGTGTGTTCATTGATCATTGAATATTTCAAATGCATTTGCTCCACttcaactttattttaaatatctaaaaaaaagaaagaaaattaattcgAAGAGCAAATGCATTGGTTTACCTAACGCTGCTATCGTTTATCGTTGTCACAAAATCGTTATCGCTGCTCATTAATCGACTTTGGTGTGATTTAAttcgatatataaatataaatctaattGTGAATGGAGACTCctaatgaatatttataaagaaagcTGTTCGGCagtgttttaatttgattttttaatatatatctattttttaaataaaaaattcccCCCCACTGAGAAACTTCTGCAAAACACTTGTacaactctctctctctctctctacctCTCTCTTACTTACtttctttgtgtttttgcttttctttctgCGCCTATATATCGATGTGTGCCCCATCTCTGTCTCTACTTTATGGCTATAATACTTTTGACACTCATGCATtatctattatatatatgatatatatacaaatgtatattGTTATACTTGATCACAActtgaacaacaacaacaacaactacatcaatatcaacatcaacaacaacaactatcgttaaacaacaacaaccacatgGGCAGGCAATGCTATTGATGGACGAAGCTGGACTTGGTGTAAATATCGTTCGCAATCGAGTTTATCTACGTTTGGTTTATCGTTTATGGTTTATcgtttttatggttaaatTTGAGTTGAAAGCGTTTGTACATACTAAAACATAATccataaaaatatactaactccAGATCTGAgactatatataatatatatatgaggCCAGAGAGCACTAACCGCATGCCTACATTAGAGCTGAGAAAGTTGATATCAAATCCATCGATAACTTCGATTCCTTGTCATCAGTCATTATCCATAAACCAAGGCCTAGGTTTTGGGATTTCCCTACGCGATATATGTGATATATCTGTCCCTATATACTACCTATATATATCTCTCGCTGTCTTTAGTACTATGTGTTTCGTGTGCATGCCTCTTTCTCGCGCTCTCtatgtctctctctctccccaaCTCCTTCTCTGTAAATTCCAGTAACTGAAGTAGCCTCAAGACCCTTGAAATAAGTATCCCTTGTACAAGAATCCCATAGTTAGCCCAGTTGAAGGACCCATTTAGAGATTACTCCGGGAAGATCAGAGCGCTTACTGATGATATCCTTCCGATACCGCTCCACAGGCTCTTACCTCGATGACGGCCACCAATCAGGCGGTGTCCTCGCAACAGCTTTTACCTTCGGTGAGGGACAGTCTCCAGGAGCCACCGCTGCTGGGGTAAGTAATACATACtagagctggaaataaatcattttttttattttaaaaataattttcccaCCGAAAACAGGGTATCCCAAGTGCGACTTCCTCTGCAAACGCCACCGCACTCGGCCCAGGCTAGCCAACGGAACTCCGTGTCCAACCAGGGCGCCCTGAACTCCCGTCAGCCCAGTCCCATGAACTCGCCGGCCCTCAATCCCTTTGTCTATGGCACCGATGTGGACTCTGTGGACGTGGCCACCAGGGTGGCCATGGTGCGCTTTTTCAACGCCCAGAATACGCTGGCCAATTTCGCGGAACACACCCGGACACTGCGTCTGTATCCGCGTCCCGTGGTGGCCTTCCAGATCAACAGTTTCCTCAGGTCCCGGCCACGGGCCTCGGTGTTCCTGAATCAATTCGCCCGGACCCAAGCGGTGGAGTTCCTGGCGGAATGGTCGCTGACGCCCACAAATGTGGCCTTTCTACGTGTCCAGACTGGCGTGATGGACCCGATGCAGGTGGGGGACAAGCCCAAATGGTTTGCCCATGCCCTGACACCCATTAGGTTTTCGGTTTGGGACGATGGCAGCTCCCTGAACGGTGCCCTGCGCTCGCTGAAGCAACTGGAGTGCCAGCCGACGGACGAGAGCGGCTCGGACTCGGAGGGAGcggacagcagcagctcctcgtACAGCTCCCTGAGTGACTTTGTCTCGGAGATGGCCTCCTCGGATCTGTCGCCCAGCCTCCATGACGTTTTTGGCTCTTACAATCGGCCGCATGTGGTGCCGCAGACGCTGTCCTCGAATCTGGATCCGGCTTTGGTGTATCATCCGCCCAGCAAGCTGCAGTATCCCGAGGGCACGGCCGATGCGGCGGCGGCCATCAAAGCTCAGGAAGAGGAGGATGATGAGGATAGGGCGGATAGTCCGGTGTCCTCGTCCTCCAGTCGCTCGGATCTCAGTTCGCCCAGCTTCAATCGCGACTCGGAGTTTGATTTCCAGCCAAAGGGACAGGCGGGTTCGGTGGGTGCGGGAGGTGCAGGGGTATCTGGCCCCAGCTTCGAGCTGGCCACACCCTTGGCCATGCGTCTGGAGGCTACCATTAAGATGGCCAGTATCGAGCAGGAGCCGGACAcggtcagcagcagcagcggcaagccGATGACAAAGCTGCAGCGTCATCCCAGTGACTCGGAGCGGCATGAGAAGAAGATTCCGGTAGGCTCAAAGGGTTACAATCGGGGAACAAATTCTAgttttttctgtttatttagCCACCACTGACGCCTCCCGTCAAGCAGCCCAGTGTGAGCAACATCCTGGCCAGGACGGGCAGCTCTGGCTCCAGCTCGAGCAG
It encodes:
- the Rab3-GEF gene encoding MAP kinase-activating death domain protein isoform X10, giving the protein MSDQQKASLCPRLVDYMAIVGAHTTPPMPKGLQGLKAPPVQVPDLLRRYPPSDHADFPLPLDMVYFCQPEGCTSVGPRRTGSAIRDMTSFVFALTDKDSGKTRYGICVNFYRPIERPSTVAAGAGGDRAGNGGPGGHGGAGGAGAGGGAGGGGRGGRRSSAFRRESWRKSMERSSDSAFSSDYRSNVAPSDSDRELTSRRDSDQQRLHSHQSQSHHSQQSQSQSQSHHPSAAAVPKLGLMAPSADSESGGSHSPSPRASRKRTKLRNQSLTSLCIISHHPFFTTFRECLFILKKLIDACNESSSPKRVGASQKVNRDNVWTVLTGHASEATPSIVLHDVREIETWILRLLSTPVPVPGSTRVEVEVLSPTVHEPLLFALPDHTRFSLVDFPLHLPLELLGVETCLKVWTLIMQENKVLFQSRDYNALSMSVMAFVTMLYPLEYMFPVIPLLPTCLSCAEQLLLAPTPFVIGVPASFLVYKKNFRLPDDIWVVDLDSTKLTPPTGGYEEIPPLPEPEGTILKNHLKQAMLLMDEAGLGALTSMTATNQAVSSQQLLPSVRDSLQEPPLLGVSQVRLPLQTPPHSAQASQRNSVSNQGALNSRQPSPMNSPALNPFVYGTDVDSVDVATRVAMVRFFNAQNTLANFAEHTRTLRLYPRPVVAFQINSFLRSRPRASVFLNQFARTQAVEFLAEWSLTPTNVAFLRVQTGVMDPMQVGDKPKWFAHALTPIRFSVWDDGSSLNGALRSLKQLECQPTDESGSDSEGADSSSSSYSSLSDFVSEMASSDLSPSLHDVFGSYNRPHVVPQTLSSNLDPALVYHPPSKLQYPEGTADAAAAIKAQEEEDDEDRADSPVSSSSSRSDLSSPSFNRDSEFDFQPKGQAGSVGAGGAGVSGPSFELATPLAMRLEATIKMASIEQEPDTVSSSSGKPMTKLQRHPSDSERHEKKIPPPLTPPVKQPSVSNILARTGSSGSSSSSPGRQSSQSSLFENFASHAKELVRETTRQSSQEGLLAHVDKHALDEDLDDKMRHTFEKFTLHAKKAAGEASKQALEVSKQAAGVSKNTLEDLTYVGKSTLGDLTKTAKEAATKKGIIKIEEHPGGGDPMAAVSMAPPKVPGSQLATQKQVQQSGGSGGGGGNNFFSSIGTDFNGLASSTSTMFSGMFGKKNQQKQAPVPHKPAASVGGSVKSKTGINFDPFPGRKGLVERTPLIKHSGPRQTQEELTRQQNQERSHSNAENQAFLKDVTNQVLAGEGVGWLKLNRFKKLMEDESYRTLVLSKLNKTLDKKIAPDDHIDDVCVTKPVWKGMLKCVQAIAGGLDVTFGNFGLGGMASVFQLMEVAHTHYWSKEIHEGSDMSSSLLSSHAASPMGSRENLRSPSSPNGSHSGLGSEWASPQESRKSSTAHPMPASGGAPPNRRLSSTDSQDGQSTTEMFKDMLSQKRSALKNMLTSFDSDAAGSTGALSVVSLGVVRLPSSCRSTVSDTEYENTTTSKDSKKSTGNLWSGKSTLSAGFRYTGGHLINTSSSPSPDSPRVYLFEGLLGKDRLNLWNQMQFWEDAFLDAVSQERDMIGMDQGPIEMMERYKSLSESERKRLEHDEDRLLSTMLYNLTAILVMLNVTKDEIRRKIRRLLGKSHIGLVYSQEVHNVVDQINNLNGNDIDLKPLGSRLLHRQSFTVHQGTDVNGPLRFMEVRDDGLVLRSVDGTIVERWWYERLVNMTYSPKTKLLCLWRRNGGQTQLHKYYTRKCKELYNCIKEAMERGGTPTNVPELGGEFPVQDMNTGEGGLLQVCLEGVGLLFSNSKFFVRLDHIRKCFTQKGGIFVLEEYNPKTRNLIQRKYQSSMASEIVLSFHRVTSVQFAYICHLNGSSTARYRGTVTAKEPSGSLELEQAAPRE